A stretch of the Corylus avellana chromosome ca6, CavTom2PMs-1.0 genome encodes the following:
- the LOC132185409 gene encoding uncharacterized protein LOC132185409: MGERLKGKVKSFNSSDGYGYITPNDGGDDLFVLQSSIRLAALRFADRRSLLEGENVEYKIESRSDGSPMAVDVTGVGVDTPDDGGDDLVSYRSKIRAKGCWRLTEGEAVEYMIEYSDYTNVSDRAVDINGPGESNVQESCVSSGIPCYNRFCINNYRHSEAWESKFRPKARESES; the protein is encoded by the exons ATGGGTGAGAGGCTGAAAGGGAAGGTGAAAAGTTTCAATAGCTCGGACGGTTACGGGTACATAACCCCCAATGACGGAGGGGACGACCTCTTCGTGCTCCAGTCCTCGATCCGCCTCGCGGCCTTGCGGTTCGCGGACCGCCGGAGTCTGTTGGAGGGCGAGAACGTGGAGTACAAGATCGAGTCCAGATCCGACGGCAGTCCCATGGCCGTCGATGTCACCG GAGTTGGGGTTGATACCCCTGATGATGGAGGGGATGACCTGGTCTCGTACCGGTCCAAGATCCGCGCCAAGGGCTGCTGGAGACTGACTGAGGGCGAGGCCGTGGAGTACATGATAGAGTACTCAGACTACACCAACGTCAGCGACAGGGCCGTCGACATCAACGGGCCGGGAGAGTCCAACGTACAGGAAAGCTGCGTCAGTTCTGGGATTCCTTGTTATAATAGGTTTTGTATTAACAATTATCGGCATTCCGAGGCATGGGAATCGAAATTTAGGCCCAAGGCACGGGAATCGGAATCCTAA
- the LOC132185408 gene encoding TMV resistance protein N-like yields MTSSMASRGVSSSSSSSSTHRWMYDVFLSFRGEDTRHNFTAHLYHALHMKGINTFIDDDEVKRGEEISPALLKAIEESKISIVVFSQTYVSSTWCLDELTKILECKETNGQMVLPVFYKVDPSDVRYQKKSFEKALAKHQERFKDDIKVQRWKAALTQVVNLSGWHLDNYENEAKFIDNIVQNVSRIVNHTYLHVAKYPIGIESRVQQINSLLSIEMNDRRIVGILGAGGIGKTTIAKAINNLIASRFEGSCFLANVRETSKQYLGLVQLQNTLLSKILGHTVKVDNVDEGIIMIKKRLYSKRILLILDDVDDKLVQLDKLAGEVDWFGLGSRIIITTRDRKVLTNHGVDLIYKVKELDSKEALELIGWNAFKGDKPTDDFLELMEHAIRYAGCLPLALEVLGSDLHGKDIHQWKSALDKYKRIPHTNIQEILRISYDGLHENEKNIFLDIACFFKGWQVKPTRSLLLMMHRLFSTQEQRAKLVLQPNYYL; encoded by the exons ATGACTTCTTCCATGGCTTCCCGAGGagtctcttcctcttcttcttcttcttccactcaTCGGTGGATGTACGATGTGTTCCTAAGTTTTAGAGGCGAAGATACTCGCCACAATTTTACTGCCCATCTATACCATGCTCTGCATATGAAGGGAATCAACACTTTCATAGATGATGATGAGGTTAAAAGGGGAGAGGAGATTTCTCCAGCACTTCTCAAAGCCATTGAGGAGTCAAAAATTTCAATCGTTGTATTCTCTCAAACCTATGTATCATCCACTTGGTGCTTGGACGAGCTAACAAAGATCCTTGAGTGTAAAGAAACAAATGGACAAATGGTTCTACCAGTATTTTACAAGGTGGATCCGTCGGATGTACGATATcaaaagaaaagttttgaaaaagcATTGGCTAAACATCAAGAGAGGTTCAAGGATGACATCAAAGTGCAAAGGTGGAAGGCAGCCCTAACGCAAGTCGTCAATTTGTCTGGGTGGCATTTAGACAATTATGA GAATGAAGCCAAATTTATTGACAACATCGTTCAGAATGTCTCAAGAATTGTAAACCACACATACTTACATGTTGCCAAGTATCCAATTGGAATAGAGTCTCGTGTACAACAAATCAATTCACTTTTAAGTATTGAGATGAATGATAGACGCATAGTAGGAATCTTAGGAGCaggtggaattggtaagacaactattGCAAAAGCTATCAACAACTTGATTGCCTCCCGGTTTgaaggtagttgttttcttgcCAACGTTAGAGAAACTTCTAAGCAATATTTGGGCTTGGTCCAATTACAAAATACTCTTCTTTCGAAAATCCTAGGACATACTGTGAAGGTTGACAATGTTGATGAAGGAATTATCATGATAAAGAAAAGACTTTATTCTAAAAGGATACTCcttattcttgatgatgtggatgatAAATTGGTCCAATTAGATAAATTGGCTGGAGAAGttgattggtttggtttgggaaGTAGGATCATCATAACGACAAGAGACAGGAAAGTATTGACTAATCATGGAGTAGATCTAATATATAAGGTGAAGGAATTGGACTCAAAAGAAGCCCTTGAGCTCATTGGCTGGAATGCTTTCAAAGGAGACAAACCTACTGATGATTTTCTAGAACTAATGGAACATGCAATACGTTATGCTGGGTGCCTTCCACTAGCTTTAGAAGTACTAGGTTCAGATCTACATGGTAAAGATATACACCAATGGAAAAGTGCACTGGATAagtacaaaagaattcctcacaCAAATATTCAAGAAATACTTCgaataagttatgatggattgcatgaaaatgagaagaatattTTTCTCGACATTGCATGTTTTTTCAAAGGATGGCAG GTGAAGCCAACTCGTTCTCTTCTATTGATGATGCATCGACTTTTCTCAACTCAAGAGCAAAGAGCTAAACTGGTTCTGCAACCCAATTATTATCTCTAG